The genomic stretch ACTGATGGCCGAGGGCACCACCTGGCTCAGCCGCGAGCAGGTGATGGAGGGGGTGCCGGAGCTGATCCCCGAGGTGCAGATGGAGGCCACATTCCCCGATGGCACCAAGCTCGTCACTCTGCATGAACCGATCCGATGATTCCCGGAGAACTCTTTCCTGAACCCGGCAGCCTCGAGCTCAACGCCGGCCGGCCGGTCACCACGATCGAGGTGGCCAACCGGGGTGATCGTCCTGTGCAGGTGGGATCCCACTTCCACTTCCACGAGGCCAACCATGCCCTGGTCTTCGACCGGGAGGCGGCGAGGGGCCAGCGCCTCGACATTCCGGCCGGCACCGCGATCCGCTTCGAGCCAGGGGATCAGCGCCCCGTTCAGCTGGTGCCTCTGGCCGGAGCCCGCTGTGTGTTCGGCTTCAACGGTCTGATCAACGGCCCCCTCGACTGATCCGCCCAGGGCGGCCCCGCCCATCCCCCGTTCCTTCGTCACCCGCACCAGCCATGCCCTACCGGATGGATCGCCGGGCCTACGCCGAGACCTACGGCCCCACCACCGGCGACCGGCTGCGGCTGGCCGACACCGAGCTGATCCTGGAGGTGGAGGACGACTTCACCACCTATGGCGAGGAGGTGAAATTCGGCGGCGGCAAGGTGATCCGCGACGGCATGGGCCAGGCCCAGACCTCCCGCGCCGACGGGGCTGTGGACACGGTGATCACCAACGCCCTGATCCTGGACTGGTGGGGGATCGTCAAGGCCGATGTGGGCCTCCGCGACGGACGCATCTGCGCCATCGGCAAGGCCGGCAACCCCGACATCACCGACGGCGTGACGATCGTGGTGGGGCCCGGCACCGAGGCGATCGCCGGGGAGGGCCACATCCTCACCGCCGGCGGCATCGACACCCACATCCATTTCATCTGTCCGCAGCAGATCGAGACGGCCCTGGCTTCGGGCGTCACCACTCTGCTGGGCGGCGGCACCGGCCCGGCCACCGGCACCAATGCCACCACCTGCACCCCCGGGGCCTTCCATCTGGCCCGGATGTTCCAGGCTGCCGAAGGCCTGCCCGTGAACCTGGGCTTCTATGGCAAGGGCAACGCCAGCACGCCCGAGGCGCTCGAGGAGCAGGTGCGGGCCGGAGCCTGCGGTCTCAAGCTCCACGAAGACTGGGGCACCACCCCGGCGGCGATCGATTGCTGTCTCACCGTGGCCGACCAGCTCGACGTGCAGGTCTGCATCCACTCCGACACCCTCAATGAGGCGGGTTTTGTGGAGGACACGATCCGGGCGATCGGCGGCCGCACCATCCACACCTTCCACACCGAGGGGGCCGGCGGCGGCCATGCCCCGGACATCATCCGGATCTGCGGCGAGGCCAACGTGCTGCCCAGCTCCACCAACCCCACCCGCCCCTACACCCGCAACACGCTCGAGGAACACCTCGACATGCTGATGGTGTGCCACCACCTCGACGCGGCCATCCCCGAAGACGTGGCCTTCGCCGAATCGCGCATCCGCCGCGAAACCATTGCCGCCGAGGACATCCTCCACGACCTGGGGGCCTTCAGCATCATCGCCAGCGACTCCCAGGCCATGGGCCGGGTGGGTGAGGTGATCACCCGCACCTTCCAGACCGCCCACAAGATGAAGGTGCAGCGCGGCACCCTGCCGGAGGACAGCGCCGGTGCGGGCCGCGGCCGCAACGACAACGTGCGCCTCAAGCGCTATGTGGCCAAATACACGATCAACCCGGCGATCGCCCACGGCCTCGACAGCCAGATCGGCTCGGTGGAAGTGGGCAAACTGGCTGATCTGGTGCTCTGGAAGCCCGGCTTCTTCGGGGTCAAGCCGGAGCTGGTGGTCAAGGGGGGCTCGATCGTCTGGGCCCAGATGGGTGATGCCAACGCCTCGATCCCCACCCCCGGTCCGGTGCACGGACGGCCGATGTTCGCGGCCTACGGCGGTGCCCTCGCCCCCAGCTGCCTCACCTTCCTGAGCCAGGCGGCCCTCGACGATGACCTGCCCCGCAAGCTGGGCCTGAAGCGGCCCTGCGTGCCGGTGGTTCACACCCGTGGCATCGGCAAGGCCCAGATGCGCAACAACAGCGCCCTGCCCAAGGTGGAGGTGGACCCCCAGACCTATGAGGTTTTCGCCGACGGTGAACTGCTCACCTGCGAGCCCGCCGACGAGCTGCCGATGGCGCAGCGCTACTTCCTGCTCTGAGGGCCCGCGCCAACAACGGGCCCTGGCCGGGTGTGGATCTGGATCGATCCAGCTCAACCCACCGGCAATCGGTAGCGATAACCACCAGAGTTGTCAATGCCGCTGTCCATGATCAAGCCATGGCCACGCCAGCGTCGATGTTCACCGACTACAAGCCCAGCAAGGGTTACGACGAGTATTTCAGCGCCGCCTCCGAGCCGCGCTCGGCCCTGAGTCCCCTGCTCTCGTCCCTCGGTCAGCTGGGGATCGAGGAGATCAACCGCAACCATGCCGCCGCCGGCATGTTGCTCAAGCGCCTCGGCGCCACCTTCCGCCTCAACGGCTCCGGTGAGCGGGGCGGTGAGCGGATCCTTCCCTTCGATCCCCTGCCGCGTCTGATCCGCTCGGGCGAATGGCAGCGGCTGGAACTCGGCCTGATTCAGCGGCTGGAAGCGATCGACAGCTTCCTGGGCGATGTCTACGGCGATCAGAAAATCCTCAGCGACGGGGTCGTGCCCCGGGCGGATGTGGAGAGCTCCCAGGGCTGGCGGCCCCAGATGCAGGGGTTCAAGCCGCCCCTGGGCCGCTGGTGCCACATTTCCGGGCTTGATCTGATCCGCGACGGCCAGGGCACCTGGCGGGTGCTGGAGGACAACCTGCGCTGCCCCTCGGGGGTGGCCTACTTCCTCGAGAACCGCCGCGTGATGAAGCGGATGTTCCCCAGCCTCTTCGCCGGCCGCACGGTGCAGCCCATCGACGACTATCCGTCGCACCTGCTGCAGACCCTGCGCGACCTGGCCCCCTGGACCGACACCCCCAAGGTGGTGCTGCTCACCCCCGGGGTCTTCAACAGCGCCTACTTCGAGCACAGCTACCTGGCCCAGCAGATGGGCATCCAGCTGGTGGAGGGTCGCGATCTGGTCTGCGAGGGGAACCGGGTCTGGATGCGCAGCACCTCCGGGCTCGAGCCGGTGGATGTGATCTACCGCCGGATCGACGACGACTTCCTCGATCCGGCCGTGTTCCGCCCAGACTCGATGCTGGGGGTGCGCGGGCTGATGGAGGCCTACCGGGCCGGGCGCGTGGCGATCGCCAACGCCCCCGGCACCGGTGTGGCCGACGACAAGCTGATTTACGCCTACGTGCCGGAGATGATCCGCTACTACCTGGGGGAGGAGCCGATCATCGAGAACGTGCCCACCTACATCTGCTCCAGGCCCGAAGACCAGGCCTATGTGCTCGCCCATCTCAGCGAACTGGTGGTCAAGTCGGTGGCCGAGGCCGGTGGCTACGGGATGCTGATCGGCCCCCATGCCGATCAGGCCGAGATCCTGTCCTTCTCCGGGAAGATCAAGGCCGATCCCCGCAATTTCATCGCCCAGCCCACCCTGGAGCTCTCCACCGTTCCCTCCCTCAGCGAGGGCGAGCTCTACCCCTGCCACGTCGATCTGCGTCCCTACGTGCTGCGTGGCAAGGGAGCCTGGGTGAGCCCAGGGGGACTCACCCGCGTGGCCCTGCGTCGGGGCTCCCTGGTGGTGAATTCCTCTCAGGGAGGGGGCTGCAAGGACACCTGGATCGTGGATGAGACCTCATGCTGAGTCGGGTCGCCGAATCCCTGTACTGGATCAACCGCTACGTGGAGCGGGCGGAGAACATTTCCCGCTTTCTCGAGGTGAGCGAGGCCATGGCCCTCGACTGCCCCCCCGGCAGTGCCGAGCCCTGGCTGCCGCTGATCGACGCCAGCGGCGACCGTGAACTCTTCGATCGGATCTTTCCCGGCGGGGGCCCCGAAGAAGTGGTGCGCTTCCTGGTCCAGGAGCCGGAGAATCCCAGCAGCATCGTCAACTGCATCGCCGCGGCCCGCGAGAACGCCCGCCAGATCCGCGAGGTGATCACCACGGAGATGTGGGAGCAGCTCAACGATCTCTATCTCACTCTGCTCGAGAGTGATCAGTTCTGGCGTCTCCCTGGCCAGGAGCAGCTCCACGAGGTGCGCAAGGCCTGTCAGCTCTTCTATGGCATCACCGACGCCACCCTGAGCCGCGACCTCTCCTGGCAGTTCAGCAAACTGGGGCGGTTGGTCGAGCGGGCCGACAAAACCAGCCGCATCCTCGACGTCAAGTACTACCTGCT from Synechococcus sp. CBW1107 encodes the following:
- a CDS encoding urease subunit beta is translated as MIPGELFPEPGSLELNAGRPVTTIEVANRGDRPVQVGSHFHFHEANHALVFDREAARGQRLDIPAGTAIRFEPGDQRPVQLVPLAGARCVFGFNGLINGPLD
- a CDS encoding alpha-E domain-containing protein, whose translation is MLSRVAESLYWINRYVERAENISRFLEVSEAMALDCPPGSAEPWLPLIDASGDRELFDRIFPGGGPEEVVRFLVQEPENPSSIVNCIAAARENARQIREVITTEMWEQLNDLYLTLLESDQFWRLPGQEQLHEVRKACQLFYGITDATLSRDLSWQFSKLGRLVERADKTSRILDVKYYLLLPSPEEVGGVLDELQWISLLRSAGAYQMFRQSQQQGITPRAVAEFLLLDPIFPRSVRYCLEGLSKSMRVIRGNPVPGPPDDLECLTGRMLATWSYVRIDELISQGLHEAIDRFQGDLNRLHALIDANYFVVASPQAEPDDSATAADTSTVVSASSACAPA
- the ureC gene encoding urease subunit alpha is translated as MPYRMDRRAYAETYGPTTGDRLRLADTELILEVEDDFTTYGEEVKFGGGKVIRDGMGQAQTSRADGAVDTVITNALILDWWGIVKADVGLRDGRICAIGKAGNPDITDGVTIVVGPGTEAIAGEGHILTAGGIDTHIHFICPQQIETALASGVTTLLGGGTGPATGTNATTCTPGAFHLARMFQAAEGLPVNLGFYGKGNASTPEALEEQVRAGACGLKLHEDWGTTPAAIDCCLTVADQLDVQVCIHSDTLNEAGFVEDTIRAIGGRTIHTFHTEGAGGGHAPDIIRICGEANVLPSSTNPTRPYTRNTLEEHLDMLMVCHHLDAAIPEDVAFAESRIRRETIAAEDILHDLGAFSIIASDSQAMGRVGEVITRTFQTAHKMKVQRGTLPEDSAGAGRGRNDNVRLKRYVAKYTINPAIAHGLDSQIGSVEVGKLADLVLWKPGFFGVKPELVVKGGSIVWAQMGDANASIPTPGPVHGRPMFAAYGGALAPSCLTFLSQAALDDDLPRKLGLKRPCVPVVHTRGIGKAQMRNNSALPKVEVDPQTYEVFADGELLTCEPADELPMAQRYFLL
- a CDS encoding circularly permuted type 2 ATP-grasp protein, producing the protein MFTDYKPSKGYDEYFSAASEPRSALSPLLSSLGQLGIEEINRNHAAAGMLLKRLGATFRLNGSGERGGERILPFDPLPRLIRSGEWQRLELGLIQRLEAIDSFLGDVYGDQKILSDGVVPRADVESSQGWRPQMQGFKPPLGRWCHISGLDLIRDGQGTWRVLEDNLRCPSGVAYFLENRRVMKRMFPSLFAGRTVQPIDDYPSHLLQTLRDLAPWTDTPKVVLLTPGVFNSAYFEHSYLAQQMGIQLVEGRDLVCEGNRVWMRSTSGLEPVDVIYRRIDDDFLDPAVFRPDSMLGVRGLMEAYRAGRVAIANAPGTGVADDKLIYAYVPEMIRYYLGEEPIIENVPTYICSRPEDQAYVLAHLSELVVKSVAEAGGYGMLIGPHADQAEILSFSGKIKADPRNFIAQPTLELSTVPSLSEGELYPCHVDLRPYVLRGKGAWVSPGGLTRVALRRGSLVVNSSQGGGCKDTWIVDETSC